The Platichthys flesus chromosome 5, fPlaFle2.1, whole genome shotgun sequence genome contains the following window.
ATCTATCCTCGATCAGCCTCGTACCCATGCtctgcctttctctctcttctcctgtttTACTCCTTCCCTCTCATCCATAGCCCCATGTGATCACAGCTTTGTCTATCTTCCATCTTCCTCatctgtacccccccccccccccaccacaatTCACAGCTCGTCCCTTGTGCTCCAGTTCTCCAGTTCTGACTGCAGCACGTCAGAGTTCTGGGCCTCGAagctcagctcctcctgctcctgagtTTTCCTCGACTTGGCTCGATCCCAGTCAGTTGTGACCGTTTCGTTGTCCCAAACCACAGAAGTTTCCGTGTCGCTGATGTAGCCAGGGTCTCCAGTGTAGTGGGTCGGATAGACCAGGAGAGGCTCGGCAGAAAAGGCGTGCAGGTCCCGAATCTCAAAGTGTCTCATGTACTCTGAACTGATGAGTGAAACAAAGATTAGATAAACAAGCGTGCTACAGGCCAGAAGCAAAAAGAACCAGGCAGAtgagagggaacagagagaagatgaagggTAGCAGAGGGAGTTATACTCACACTGGATGTTTGTCATACATGACAGGGAGGAACTCATCGACGGGGAGCATCTTGGTCAGAGGATCGGCCATTAGGAGCTTCTGAGCTCCTTGTAGTGACAACAGGTAGCCAAGCGTCCAGTAGGAGTAGTCCGCCTCCACCAGATTGTGTATGTTAGGTACAGGCTTCTCCGAATGGGCCACCTGCATGCGCTTCCGTCCGATGTAACTGTACGAGAAAGCAAGAGGAAATGAAATAAGATGAATAAATATCACGAGCaccaaaatgatttaaaaactgtcaAATTGTATTTATCTATTATCTATAGAGCTAATCCTTTTGAAGGTCGCAGGGTGGGGGATGGGGAGGTGGGGGGCTGTAGCCACTTCCAGCTTACATGGGGCGGGAGGTGGCATACACCCTGGAAAGGCCACCAGTGTgtacagggccaacatacagtcAAACAAATATTCACACTTGCATTCACAACTATGACTAATGTGCAGTCTCCAAAGaccctaaccccaatctgcaagTTTtttgactgtgggaggaagctggtgTCTCACCAGTACACACaatacattaaattacattacatatacATTGATACATCAATAATGCACTGCATTCAAACTTCTGGACGTGTaacaatattcaaataaaatatagtCATTTCATTCACATCTCATTTCTGACACACGACAAGATgcaaaaaatagaaataaaaaaataaaagaacacaaatatctcaggatgggATGACACCGGTGTCAATGTTTTAACAAAAACGTGATGTCTGCCGCCGCATGAATAGGATGCATCCTGCTGGGGAGAATGACCTTCTGCTTTGTTCATGACCCGGGTCTAGACCCAATTCTGCGGACATCCTCcaaagttcatgtctgaaaaacgGCTTTAGAGGTGTTAGGGTGTTGAAGGAGGTGTTatcagaggagaggagtctTCAACAGCTTCGTGACGAAAGAGAGGGACGCTCCTGCTCTGATCATTTGTTAGCTTGTTTCAGCACAGATGAGAAAAGTCTGAAATGTGACACCACACGATATTACTGGGAGGAACTCAGGGGCCAAGAAGGAGCATGAGCCCATATGATTGAGTTCAAGCAGATAGGTGCAGACCCAGAGGTTGAGAGTGGAGACAAACATCAGTGACTTGAATTTGATTCATGTGTAGCTGATTGATTGCAGACGAGACCTGCCACCGCATTCTGGACCATCTGTCAGGGCTTCGGGAATGGAGGCCTGCCAGAGGGGTGTCACAGTAATCAAGGCGAGGGATAACCATGAGCTGCTGGGTGGCATACTGAGTCAGGTGAGGCCAGATTCATCTTGTGGTGTATTGTGAAAGGTGACACGACCAGGAGGACAGATGCAATGTGGTGAGAGAGGGATAACTGGTCATCCAACATGACACAAAGGAGACACTGattgggagggagggagcattCCTTCAGCCATGTTAGAAtgtctgagaggagagcagagattCGTGCCGAGACTGTGGGGTCATCCGGCAGGAGTGACAGGTGTAGTGGAGtggtctgtgcagcagtgatatGAGAAGCCATGTGAGCAAAATAATTGGACCCAGGGAAGTGGTGAATATATTGCAGAGGGAAGGAGCCCATTTTGAGCCTCAGATTGCTGCTGGTGGTTCATGTGGCAGAATGTTAAGCTCAGTGaagtttcttttaaatcaaagcCCCAGTTCAGAATTCAAAGTTGACTGAGACTTTGATCCACACCAATCTGGAAGCCAATCGATGTCGAGTATGGACAGACGCAGCCCTCGTAGGTGACGTACGTCTATCAAACTAAAGTTACTAAATCAcaatgtaaaacacaaaactaacTGGATCCAATGTGAACGAAATCGTCAAGACTATAAAATTGGTTCACACTTTGGTCTGTGCACTTTCAGctgttaaattaaatacattatctATTGCTGTCATTTCAATACATAAGATCAGGAAATAGTTTCATGTCCATCCGAGTTTTTAAGTGCTCAAGCTAACTGTCCTCTAACATACAGAAAACCGACCAGACGCAAACTCCCTGAAACGAGACCTCCTACCTTGCTCCTCTATTTCAGTGGCTCTCCgtctgtgaatgtgaaactgctGGAGCTAAGCTTTCAGCAGTGGGACGTTAAGGCGCATTATTTCCAGTAGTGTTTTGAGCCTGTGAACAGCGGCGTCTGAGATATCATGTGTGACAGATGGACGGATTTCACTGCAGGGGGATGATAATCCTCTCTGTTTATTACATCGTGTTTTTCCCTCCCGCTCACTGAAGCGTGACTCACATGAGATCCCAGTCCAGCTTGTGTGTCgtcacctcctgcaggagagACTGGAGACGACGTTTGAAGAAGACCTCGAAGCGGAGGTCGTCCTCGATGACCAGTGAAGTCTGCAGGCCACGGTCCACGatctacaacacacacacacacttatggaTTTAGAGCATTATAATGCTGCTGAGACGCTTGTGAGTCTGATTATAAAATAGTATAATTAAGCACAAGTAAGATGCAAAAGCTGCCAAAATTCTTTATTGGTATAATAGCATTTGGACTCTTTTGATCGGAATAATTACAAATCGAGAAGTAATGGTAACAACATTGTACACGTTGTGTTCATTAGGGACATCTTCCCTGAAGAAATGGCGCAGGCAAACTACAAAGagaaatcatttcatttgaagaggCAGCTGCTTCAAAACATATTTCAGAAAAGACTAGTGCagttattaaaagataaataaaacaaggtgCCTTTCCGCACACAAACTGAGTTACTGTGCCTTTCACTAGTAAACGTTATCTTCCATGTACAGGTAAAACTGGAGGCCTGGACTTGTGCGACAGTCTCACCTCATTCCAGACGTTGTAGTGAGAGAGGAAACAACCCAGTTCACCCTTGGTGAGAGGTCGACCATGATAAGGGTCTTTATAGCCTGGAAGCATCTTAATCCCCATAGACTCGATCTCCGACATGTTCAGAGCtctgagagaaagaggagattaGAGATGGaaacaataaattatataaatgggaatgtgtgtttgtaaaaaaagGCTGCACGATAATGTACGAATACAAGAAAGGCCACGCAGGTGTTGAGAGATACGATTGAATATGTAAAACTTGGCACCGCCtacataaacattaaaatatccCCCCTCTAGTCGAGGTACTTCATGTGTTCAGGGAATATTTAAAAGATAACACGCACCCTGCTACTGATCACCTGGTTGTTTGTCTCAGCCCTGCCTCCCTACATCAATCTACACGGCGTGCTGCAGAGGCACAAATCAGGAACACAGGCAGTGGGGGAGAAACAAGATGAGAAACGTACTTGCCATCCACAGCAGCGACAACCTTACAGCTGAGCTCCTGCTCATACAGAGTTCTTAGCATGCGCTCACGACGGTCAGATCTCTGCACCAGATTTATCATGAACACCTGAGTGCAAAGAGAAACGCAAGATCTCATACGCGTGTTTCGGTtattgtgtgagtctgtgtgtgtgtgtttgtgcgtgtacCTCATCAAAGCCCATCTTGTTAGGCTGCttgggaggaggagacaagaatCTGGAGTGCTCCAGTGGAGGATTTTTCACTTTCAAAGggaaaagaaagggaggaggtCACAAAGAGAATGTAAAATTTGTTTCCCAAACTGTGGTGCGAGGAACCACTGGGAGCTCCCAACAAATGAACCGTACTTTAACTTCTACTTTGATTTTAGGGTACAGATTGTAGTGGTGAAACATTTTAAGAATAACTAATGATTTAAATTGTTGAACCTcactaaaaatataaacaaacgaGGCGCTACCATTTAAGGTAAACGACATCGCTGTAGGGCTCCAAAGAATTTGtaatttcattattgattaaccATTTTCTCGATTTTTAGTACAGGGTCAGAGATAAGATATTTGAATGTTTCTTCCTTTGTGAACCAGCTCAAAACCTGCACACATTCAGTTTGCTGTGGAACAGAGAAAAGcatcacacactcaaacaaagtGTGaccagaaaatgaaaagaaaagattcaTCATTTATCAAGATTTAATGACTTTAAGAAGTTAGTTTTTTAATGCAtctattaaaatataataaaacatggTTTCACCTTGTCATTGAAAGTAGAATGGTGGGTAAATTTGGTAGTTTTATCCATTTAAAGTGAATAGTGTATGATCCCTTCAATAGAAGCATTCATGATCACGAACACTAACACCATCTTCAtgtctattttttgttttttcctttaattgGTCACTAATCTGTAtatcttaaaaataataataataataataataaaaataaagcagTGGTATATACTCCTTACTATTACTGTTTAAATTAGAgtatcgttattattattactattacaCATCCTGTAATTCATACAGcaatacaataatataataaaagagtATATACAGCTGtattaaatgaaacacattaCAGCACAACATAACATTACCAAAGAAAGTTTGTTGGGATAACAATAGATCAATTAATCAGTGATCAGGTTTAATCACagtcttgt
Protein-coding sequences here:
- the colgalt1b gene encoding procollagen galactosyltransferase 1, whose protein sequence is MPRVTSLLPALLFVLLPGPSRGYFPEERWSPESPLLAPRVVIALVCRNSAHSLPLFLGAIERLNYPKDRIALWVATDHNIDNTTAILRDWLIKVQNYYHYVEWRPEDEPSAFEDEVGPKHWNNLRYEHVMKLRQAGLDSAREIWADYLLVADCDNLLTNQDVLWKLMMENKTIVAPMLESRAAYSNFWCGMTSQGYYKRTPAYMPIRKQERRGCFDVPMVHSTYLVDLRKEASRQLAFYPPHPEYNWALDDVIVFAYSARMADVQMYVCNKETYGYFPVPVRSLATLQDETESFLHTQLEVMVKNPPLEHSRFLSPPPKQPNKMGFDEVFMINLVQRSDRRERMLRTLYEQELSCKVVAAVDGKALNMSEIESMGIKMLPGYKDPYHGRPLTKGELGCFLSHYNVWNEIVDRGLQTSLVIEDDLRFEVFFKRRLQSLLQEVTTHKLDWDLIYIGRKRMQVAHSEKPVPNIHNLVEADYSYWTLGYLLSLQGAQKLLMADPLTKMLPVDEFLPVMYDKHPVSEYMRHFEIRDLHAFSAEPLLVYPTHYTGDPGYISDTETSVVWDNETVTTDWDRAKSRKTQEQEELSFEAQNSDVLQSELENWSTRDEL